Proteins found in one Methanofollis fontis genomic segment:
- the ilvB gene encoding biosynthetic-type acetolactate synthase large subunit: MKTGAKLLIEGLQREGVETIFGYPGGSVLPVYDELYDAPVRHVLVRHEQAAAHAADGYARASGRVGVCLATSGPGACNLVTGIATAYMDSVPLVAITGQVPTSMLGNDAFQESDITGITMPVTKHNYLVKRAEDLPQTVRDAFFIAGTGRQGPVLIDIPKDVMTAQLTEAPPVGSHRLRGYQPTYEGHALQIEKAVALIGEAERPLLYVGGGVIASGASEEVRRLAELMVIPVTTTLMGLGALSCDHPLNLGMIGMHGTEAANYAVTECDLLIAVGVRFDDRVTGKLDAFAPNARIIHIDIDPAEIGKNKPADIPIVGDARRILEAITHRLAGQDGRDGWLERVHRWKASAAAHSDGEDTLSPAYILQEMSDLLGSSGIIVSEVGQNQMWAAQHYCFRRPRTWISSGGLGTMGYGFPAAIGAHFARPEETVVDVAGDGSIQMNIQELGTVAQYRIPVKIVILNNMYLGMVRQWQELFYDRRYSYTELPPVDFVGIGRAYGVDGIRVEDRQDVRPALQAAFESDGPFVLDFRIDREANVFPMVPAGAAINEMIGRRQA, encoded by the coding sequence ATGAAAACAGGAGCGAAACTGCTGATTGAGGGCCTGCAGCGCGAGGGGGTCGAGACGATCTTCGGCTACCCCGGCGGCTCGGTCCTGCCGGTCTACGACGAACTCTACGATGCACCCGTGAGGCATGTTCTTGTACGGCACGAACAGGCGGCCGCCCACGCCGCCGACGGGTATGCACGGGCGTCCGGCCGGGTCGGTGTATGTCTCGCCACCTCAGGCCCCGGCGCCTGCAACCTGGTCACCGGCATCGCCACCGCCTATATGGACTCGGTGCCGCTCGTGGCCATCACCGGTCAGGTGCCCACCTCCATGCTCGGCAACGACGCCTTCCAGGAGTCGGACATCACCGGGATCACGATGCCGGTGACCAAGCACAACTATCTGGTGAAACGGGCTGAAGACCTGCCGCAGACGGTGCGCGATGCCTTCTTCATCGCCGGCACCGGACGGCAGGGGCCGGTGCTCATCGATATCCCCAAGGACGTCATGACCGCCCAGCTCACCGAGGCCCCGCCGGTCGGCAGCCACCGCCTCCGGGGCTACCAGCCGACCTATGAGGGGCACGCCCTCCAGATCGAGAAGGCAGTCGCCCTCATCGGCGAGGCCGAACGCCCTCTCCTCTATGTCGGCGGGGGCGTGATCGCCTCCGGCGCCTCGGAGGAGGTGAGGCGGCTTGCCGAACTGATGGTGATCCCGGTCACCACCACCCTGATGGGGCTCGGTGCGCTCTCCTGCGACCACCCCCTCAACCTCGGCATGATCGGGATGCACGGCACCGAGGCGGCGAACTATGCCGTCACCGAGTGCGACCTGCTCATCGCCGTCGGCGTCCGGTTCGACGACCGGGTCACCGGGAAACTCGATGCCTTCGCCCCGAATGCACGGATCATCCACATCGATATCGATCCGGCCGAGATCGGCAAGAACAAACCGGCCGATATCCCGATCGTCGGGGACGCCCGGCGGATCCTGGAGGCGATCACCCACCGCCTTGCAGGACAGGACGGGCGCGACGGCTGGCTCGAACGGGTGCACCGCTGGAAGGCGTCCGCTGCCGCCCATTCCGACGGGGAGGACACCCTCTCTCCCGCATATATCCTGCAGGAGATGAGCGACCTCCTCGGGAGTTCGGGGATCATCGTCTCCGAGGTCGGGCAGAACCAGATGTGGGCGGCGCAGCACTACTGTTTCCGGCGCCCTCGGACCTGGATCTCGTCCGGCGGACTCGGCACGATGGGCTATGGCTTCCCGGCGGCGATCGGTGCCCATTTCGCCCGACCGGAGGAGACGGTCGTGGACGTGGCCGGGGACGGGAGCATCCAGATGAACATCCAGGAGCTCGGCACGGTCGCCCAGTACCGCATCCCGGTGAAGATCGTCATCCTCAACAACATGTACCTCGGGATGGTGCGGCAGTGGCAGGAGCTCTTCTATGACCGGCGGTATTCCTACACCGAACTCCCGCCGGTGGACTTCGTCGGCATCGGCCGCGCCTATGGCGTCGACGGTATCCGCGTCGAGGACCGCCAGGATGTCCGTCCGGCCCTGCAGGCGGCGTTCGAATCGGACGGGCCGTTCGTCCTGGACTTCAGGATCGACCGGGAGGCGAATGTCTTCCCGATGGTGCCTGCCGGAGCGGCGATCAACGAGATGATCGGGAGGAGGCAGGCATGA
- the purH gene encoding bifunctional phosphoribosylaminoimidazolecarboxamide formyltransferase/IMP cyclohydrolase, translating to MKWALLSVWDKTGIADLAQTLVENGYRIISSGGTGKTLKEAGIDFVEVSEYTGSPEIMDGRVKTLHPRIHGGLLGRPEIDGAVMKDLSINPIEIVVVNLYPFEQMAGEDLDLDRLIEFIDIGGPAMIRASAKNFKYVAVVVDPADYPKVAEAAAHGGFTYEQRLALARKVFARTAAYDAAIANYLYSLEGEFPETYSFQFRNGRSLRYGENPHQRAAVYGETGIAGQVPLQGKEMSYNNYLDVDAAVSLLREFEEPASVIVKHNNPCGVALGEDVLEAYIAAREVDPVSAYGSIVAVNREVDAAFAGEICGTFVEVIVAPSFSPDAIETMRSKPNMRVLVLPERTEADEVRSIDGGVLVQRTPVPEEDWQVVSEREPTEEEVRAMRFAMKVCKHTKSNAIIYATGRAVVGIGAGQMNRVDSARIAVEKARSPVTGTVVASDAFLPFPDTMEVAAAAGATALVQPGGSIRDAEVIEAANRLNIAMVFTGVRYFRH from the coding sequence ATGAAATGGGCACTTCTCTCGGTCTGGGACAAGACGGGTATTGCTGACCTTGCGCAGACGCTTGTTGAGAACGGCTATCGCATCATCAGCTCCGGGGGGACAGGAAAAACCCTGAAAGAGGCAGGGATCGATTTTGTAGAGGTTTCAGAGTATACGGGTTCGCCGGAGATCATGGACGGTCGGGTGAAGACCCTGCACCCGCGCATCCACGGCGGTCTCCTCGGGCGCCCGGAGATCGACGGTGCGGTGATGAAGGACCTCTCGATCAACCCGATCGAGATCGTCGTCGTCAACCTCTATCCCTTCGAGCAGATGGCCGGCGAGGACCTGGACCTCGACCGCCTGATCGAGTTCATCGATATCGGCGGTCCGGCGATGATCCGGGCGTCGGCAAAGAACTTCAAGTATGTCGCCGTCGTCGTCGATCCGGCCGACTACCCGAAGGTGGCCGAAGCGGCGGCACACGGTGGGTTCACCTATGAGCAGCGGCTTGCCCTTGCACGGAAGGTCTTTGCCCGCACGGCCGCCTACGATGCGGCGATCGCCAACTACCTCTATTCTCTGGAGGGCGAGTTCCCGGAGACCTACTCGTTCCAGTTCAGGAACGGGCGTTCACTCCGCTACGGCGAGAACCCCCACCAGCGGGCCGCCGTCTATGGCGAGACCGGGATTGCCGGGCAGGTGCCCCTGCAGGGCAAGGAGATGTCCTACAACAACTACCTGGATGTGGACGCCGCCGTCTCCCTGCTGCGCGAGTTCGAGGAGCCCGCATCGGTGATCGTCAAGCACAACAACCCCTGCGGCGTGGCCCTCGGCGAGGATGTGCTGGAGGCCTATATCGCCGCACGCGAGGTCGATCCGGTCTCGGCCTATGGCTCGATCGTGGCCGTGAACCGTGAGGTGGATGCGGCGTTTGCCGGGGAGATCTGCGGCACCTTCGTCGAGGTGATCGTGGCCCCGTCTTTTTCGCCCGATGCGATCGAGACCATGCGGAGCAAACCGAATATGCGGGTGCTCGTCCTCCCGGAGCGAACCGAGGCCGACGAGGTCAGGAGCATCGACGGCGGCGTGCTCGTCCAGCGCACACCCGTGCCTGAGGAGGACTGGCAGGTGGTCTCAGAACGCGAACCCACCGAGGAGGAGGTCAGGGCGATGCGGTTTGCGATGAAGGTCTGCAAGCACACCAAGAGCAATGCGATCATCTATGCGACCGGGCGTGCGGTGGTCGGCATCGGGGCGGGCCAGATGAACCGCGTCGATTCGGCCAGGATTGCGGTCGAGAAGGCCCGCTCCCCGGTCACGGGCACCGTCGTGGCCTCAGACGCCTTCCTGCCCTTCCCTGACACCATGGAGGTGGCGGCGGCGGCCGGTGCCACGGCCCTCGTCCAGCCCGGTGGTTCGATCAGGGATGCAGAGGTCATCGAGGCCGCAAACCGCCTGAATATCGCAATGGTCTTCACCGGCGTGCGCTATTTCAGGCACTAA
- a CDS encoding sodium:solute symporter family protein, translating to MIEPVTAAIVALYFITLIVIGAWASRKIHNTEDYIVAGRSLGFWVFTILMISSVCSGMTLLGVSGLGFNAGWPSIWEQLFVPLAASFCIIVFGVKLHRIARKNNYMTVEDYFANRFESPKAMRSLAAVAGIIVSLIYLIGQYTAISIVLVWLFGIPHWQALLAAGIIITGYTVVGGLYAVSWTTVIQGGLLIVGVLAIAPLLIAKAGGLTHINEVMGGIDPALVQPYLTTGNTFTPAFLLSFGLLLTVGLACAPHVINNVLAAKQESYFRWSPLIAFAVYAVVIVLVKFAGFAGRVLVEEGSIVLPDVSNASDFIFVSGIEYAIPNLWVWSFFAVIVLAAVMSTTDRLMLTVGSMFAWDIWKNVFRPSADDREVLLVSRVSVVIAAGGTLLLAVNPPDMLAWLMWSGIGIMLSTFAVPLLAGLYWRGATREGALASMAIGLVSGGALGYWYYVVEKLPVHFSLYAVILSAVAMVVVSLATQKTDHRVLDATLTGGFIQPR from the coding sequence ATGATCGAGCCGGTGACGGCGGCCATCGTTGCACTCTACTTCATCACTCTGATCGTCATCGGGGCATGGGCATCCCGTAAAATCCACAATACTGAAGATTATATCGTTGCCGGGAGATCCCTGGGGTTCTGGGTCTTCACCATCCTGATGATCTCGTCGGTCTGTTCCGGGATGACGCTTCTCGGGGTGAGCGGGCTTGGTTTTAATGCCGGGTGGCCCTCCATCTGGGAGCAGCTCTTCGTGCCGCTCGCCGCCTCCTTCTGCATCATCGTCTTCGGGGTGAAGCTCCATCGTATCGCCCGGAAAAACAACTACATGACGGTCGAGGACTATTTTGCCAACCGGTTCGAGAGCCCGAAGGCGATGCGCAGTCTTGCCGCCGTTGCAGGCATCATCGTCTCTCTCATCTACCTGATCGGGCAGTACACCGCCATATCCATCGTGCTCGTCTGGCTCTTCGGGATCCCGCACTGGCAGGCGCTGCTGGCGGCCGGGATCATCATCACCGGATACACCGTCGTGGGCGGACTCTATGCCGTTTCGTGGACGACGGTGATCCAGGGCGGTCTCCTGATCGTCGGGGTGCTCGCCATCGCCCCGCTCCTCATCGCAAAGGCCGGCGGGCTCACGCATATCAATGAGGTGATGGGCGGGATCGATCCGGCCCTGGTGCAGCCCTATCTCACCACCGGGAACACCTTCACTCCGGCCTTCCTCCTCTCGTTCGGGCTGCTGCTCACGGTCGGGCTCGCCTGCGCCCCGCACGTGATCAACAACGTGCTCGCCGCAAAACAGGAGAGCTACTTCAGGTGGTCGCCGCTCATCGCCTTCGCCGTCTACGCCGTGGTCATCGTGCTGGTGAAATTCGCCGGTTTTGCCGGTCGGGTGCTGGTCGAGGAGGGGAGCATCGTCCTGCCCGATGTCTCGAACGCCTCGGACTTCATCTTTGTCTCGGGCATCGAGTACGCCATCCCGAACCTCTGGGTCTGGTCGTTCTTCGCGGTGATCGTTCTCGCCGCCGTGATGTCGACGACCGACCGCCTGATGCTCACCGTGGGTTCGATGTTCGCATGGGATATCTGGAAGAACGTCTTCAGACCGTCGGCAGACGACCGGGAGGTGCTGCTGGTCTCGCGTGTCTCGGTGGTGATTGCCGCCGGCGGGACCCTGCTGCTCGCCGTCAACCCGCCAGATATGCTTGCATGGCTGATGTGGTCGGGCATCGGGATCATGCTCTCCACCTTTGCCGTCCCCCTGCTGGCCGGTCTCTACTGGCGGGGTGCGACGCGGGAGGGCGCCCTGGCCTCGATGGCCATCGGCCTTGTTTCCGGGGGTGCGCTCGGCTACTGGTACTACGTGGTCGAGAAACTGCCGGTCCACTTCAGCCTGTATGCGGTGATCCTCTCGGCGGTCGCCATGGTGGTGGTCAGTCTGGCGACGCAGAAGACCGACCACCGGGTGCTCGACGCCACCCTCACCGGCGGGTTTATCCAGCCCAGATAA
- a CDS encoding DUF4013 domain-containing protein, translated as MEFGKMLGDSYEYTRNGLFGQWGKWLLLFISMIIFPLWGGFQWKIYKGESTLPPLENWVEMFVNGIKLFIVGIIYFLIPMIIFMFLGGAGALIDAGSGAGSAAMDLGMIIGFILFFLFSLVAMMALIRFARTDSFGEAFNISAIMAHIGRIGWVNYILALIIMWIVLFVAIMLFLIVVTIISVALALIPVVGWILSMLLILIVAVLIGPFLGVFEARYFTLIYDSAEA; from the coding sequence ATGGAATTTGGAAAAATGCTCGGTGACTCGTATGAGTACACCAGAAACGGCCTCTTCGGCCAGTGGGGTAAATGGCTGCTGCTGTTCATCAGCATGATCATCTTCCCGCTCTGGGGAGGATTTCAGTGGAAGATCTATAAGGGCGAATCAACGCTTCCCCCGCTTGAGAACTGGGTGGAGATGTTCGTCAATGGTATCAAGCTGTTCATCGTCGGCATCATCTACTTCCTGATTCCCATGATCATCTTCATGTTTCTGGGCGGCGCCGGGGCATTGATCGATGCGGGCAGCGGTGCCGGATCGGCAGCGATGGACCTCGGCATGATCATCGGGTTTATCCTGTTCTTCCTGTTCTCGCTCGTCGCCATGATGGCGCTGATCCGGTTTGCGAGGACCGACAGTTTCGGCGAGGCCTTCAATATCAGTGCCATCATGGCCCATATCGGCAGGATCGGATGGGTAAACTACATCCTTGCCCTCATCATCATGTGGATCGTGCTCTTCGTTGCGATCATGCTCTTCCTGATCGTCGTGACCATCATCTCGGTCGCCCTGGCCCTGATCCCGGTCGTCGGCTGGATCCTCTCGATGCTGCTCATCCTGATCGTTGCGGTGCTGATCGGGCCCTTCCTCGGGGTCTTCGAGGCGCGCTACTTCACGCTGATCTATGACAGTGCTGAGGCGTGA
- a CDS encoding DEAD/DEAH box helicase, with protein MESPTLFSNFPISPDILKAIEDMGFEEPTPIQTLAIPPILEGRDVTGQAQTGTGKTAAFGIPAIELVNAGDRTTQVLVLSPTRELAIQTAEEFGRLARHRGAVSVLPVYGGQPIERQFRALRQGAQIVVGTPGRVIDHLDRGTLDLSGVKMAILDEADQMLDMGFRDDIEAILSATPAERQTVLFSATMPKPIREISRRFQRNPEFVRVQHRQLTVPQIEQSYLEVRRGDKMEILCRILDIYDPSLALVFCNTKRGVDEVTSGLQGRGYFAEGLHGDMKQVQRDRVMAKFRAGSIDVLIATDVAARGIDVDDVDTVINFDVPQDVEYYVHRIGRTARAGRTGRAITFVGPKEIYKLRTIQKFAKIRIGRIPLPTAEDVAESKTRNLANKVKETIDEGGIERYTEAVERLMVEEYTSLEIAAALMKIQLDTGAEPEAAPELSRDESGGEPGMVRLMLSVGKRQQIRPGDIVGAIAGETGIPGRSIGAITIRESRTYVDIPAEMVAQVMERMRGKSVRGFPVDITPASGRVE; from the coding sequence ATGGAATCTCCAACACTATTTTCGAACTTTCCCATATCTCCCGATATCCTCAAGGCCATTGAAGACATGGGCTTTGAGGAACCGACACCCATTCAGACCCTTGCGATACCGCCGATTCTCGAGGGCCGCGATGTGACCGGTCAGGCGCAGACCGGGACCGGAAAAACCGCCGCATTCGGCATCCCTGCAATCGAACTGGTCAATGCAGGGGACAGAACGACGCAGGTGCTCGTGCTCTCGCCGACCCGCGAACTGGCCATCCAGACGGCCGAGGAGTTTGGACGCCTCGCCAGGCACCGGGGGGCGGTGTCGGTGCTGCCGGTGTACGGCGGTCAGCCGATCGAGCGCCAGTTCAGGGCGCTCCGCCAGGGCGCCCAGATCGTGGTCGGGACGCCGGGACGGGTCATCGATCACCTCGACCGCGGCACCCTCGACCTGAGCGGGGTGAAGATGGCGATCCTGGATGAGGCCGACCAGATGCTGGACATGGGCTTCCGGGACGACATCGAGGCGATCCTGAGCGCCACACCGGCGGAACGCCAGACCGTCCTCTTCTCGGCCACCATGCCAAAACCGATCCGCGAGATCTCCCGGCGCTTCCAGAGGAACCCGGAGTTTGTGAGGGTGCAGCACCGCCAGCTGACCGTGCCGCAGATCGAGCAGTCCTATCTTGAGGTGCGGCGGGGCGACAAGATGGAGATCCTCTGCCGCATCCTGGACATCTACGACCCGTCCCTTGCCCTGGTCTTCTGCAACACCAAGCGAGGGGTGGATGAGGTGACCTCGGGCCTCCAGGGGCGGGGCTACTTTGCCGAGGGGCTCCACGGCGATATGAAACAGGTGCAGCGCGACCGTGTGATGGCAAAGTTCAGGGCGGGCAGCATCGACGTGCTCATCGCCACCGACGTGGCGGCCCGCGGGATCGATGTCGATGACGTGGACACGGTCATCAACTTCGATGTGCCGCAGGACGTGGAATACTATGTCCACCGCATCGGCCGCACCGCCAGGGCCGGGCGCACCGGACGGGCGATCACCTTCGTCGGCCCGAAGGAGATCTACAAACTCAGGACGATCCAGAAGTTTGCGAAGATCCGGATCGGCCGCATCCCCCTCCCGACCGCCGAGGACGTCGCCGAGTCCAAGACGCGCAACCTTGCCAATAAGGTGAAGGAGACGATCGATGAGGGCGGCATTGAGCGCTACACCGAGGCCGTCGAACGCCTGATGGTGGAGGAGTACACCTCGCTGGAGATCGCCGCCGCCCTGATGAAGATCCAGCTCGACACCGGTGCAGAGCCCGAGGCCGCCCCGGAACTGTCCAGGGACGAGTCAGGCGGGGAACCAGGAATGGTCCGCCTGATGCTGAGCGTCGGGAAGCGCCAGCAGATCCGGCCCGGCGATATCGTCGGCGCCATCGCCGGCGAGACCGGGATCCCGGGGCGCTCGATCGGTGCGATCACGATCCGCGAGAGCCGCACCTATGTGGATATCCCGGCCGAGATGGTGGCGCAGGTGATGGAGCGGATGCGCGGCAAGAGCGTGCGCGGCTTCCCGGTCGATATCACGCCGGCCTCGGGCCGCGTCGAATGA
- the ilvN gene encoding acetolactate synthase small subunit, with translation MKPHTLHVLVENRAGVLSRVAGLFSRRGFNIESLTVGTCEEPGMSRMTIVVLGDDAEVEQVKKQLNKLIDIIKVSDITERSTVERELALIKVTAEPGESRAEVMQIASIFRAHIIDVGAKSVILQVTGDSDKIDALEGLLRQYGIREFVRTGKIALIRGSKSSKSQN, from the coding sequence ATGAAGCCCCATACGCTCCATGTGCTGGTGGAGAACCGGGCCGGCGTGCTCTCACGCGTCGCCGGCCTCTTCTCCCGCCGGGGCTTCAATATCGAGAGCCTCACCGTCGGCACCTGCGAGGAACCCGGCATGAGCCGGATGACGATTGTGGTGCTCGGGGACGACGCCGAGGTCGAGCAGGTGAAGAAGCAGCTGAACAAGCTCATCGACATCATCAAGGTCTCAGATATTACGGAGCGGAGCACGGTCGAGCGTGAACTCGCCCTGATCAAGGTGACGGCCGAACCCGGTGAGAGCCGGGCAGAGGTGATGCAGATCGCAAGCATATTCCGGGCCCATATCATCGATGTGGGGGCGAAGAGCGTGATCCTCCAGGTGACTGGCGACAGCGACAAGATCGATGCCCTGGAGGGACTCCTGCGCCAGTACGGGATCCGGGAGTTCGTGAGGACCGGGAAGATCGCCCTGATCCGGGGCTCGAAGTCCTCGAAATCCCAGAATTAG
- a CDS encoding DUF4013 domain-containing protein codes for MKWVLLIICSIIFPLIMGYMMEIYRGKDPAPELENWGKLFIDGLKLFIAELIYAIPLIIVALIFFGGAFAVAMSGGGSDAVIGAAFGTALIGLLIIIVLSIIIGLIAIFGGIRLARTGAFGEAFNISAIMAHIGSIGWVDYIIAVIVLYVVLFVVSLVFGIIPFIGWLLSIIITPAFSILAARYVTMIYDSAPAPA; via the coding sequence ATGAAATGGGTCCTCCTGATCATCTGCTCGATCATCTTCCCCCTGATCATGGGATATATGATGGAGATCTATCGCGGCAAGGATCCGGCGCCAGAACTTGAGAACTGGGGCAAACTCTTCATCGACGGCCTGAAGCTCTTTATCGCGGAACTGATCTATGCGATCCCCCTGATCATCGTGGCGCTCATCTTCTTCGGCGGGGCGTTCGCCGTTGCGATGAGCGGCGGCGGCTCTGATGCGGTGATTGGAGCGGCATTCGGCACGGCGCTGATCGGTCTGCTCATCATCATTGTGCTGTCAATCATCATCGGGCTGATCGCCATCTTCGGCGGTATCCGGCTTGCACGCACCGGTGCGTTCGGCGAGGCCTTCAACATCTCGGCGATCATGGCGCATATCGGTTCGATTGGCTGGGTGGACTACATCATTGCCGTGATCGTGCTCTATGTGGTCCTCTTCGTGGTCAGCCTTGTGTTCGGCATCATCCCGTTCATCGGCTGGCTCCTGAGCATCATCATCACGCCGGCATTCTCCATCCTGGCCGCCCGCTACGTGACCATGATCTATGACAGCGCTCCGGCGCCTGCCTGA
- a CDS encoding DUF1894 domain-containing protein, giving the protein MTGDMAKPHCINRLPARILIKDISPEEANEYIRTRVREHYELPPDYAIRDVVILGKPPMLVGILSRKKKIIFQFTKPCFGTALMEMDALPGDIEQIRADLAPAEEEVS; this is encoded by the coding sequence ATGACCGGCGACATGGCAAAACCGCACTGCATCAACCGCCTTCCGGCCCGCATCCTGATCAAGGACATCTCACCCGAAGAGGCGAACGAATACATCAGAACGCGGGTGCGCGAGCACTATGAACTCCCCCCCGACTATGCGATACGCGATGTGGTCATTCTTGGAAAACCCCCGATGCTGGTGGGAATTCTGTCCAGGAAAAAGAAAATCATCTTCCAGTTCACAAAACCGTGCTTTGGAACGGCACTGATGGAGATGGACGCCCTTCCCGGGGACATCGAACAGATTCGTGCAGACCTGGCGCCTGCAGAGGAGGAGGTGTCCTGA
- a CDS encoding 2-isopropylmalate synthase: protein MIALFVDKIRFFDTTLRDGEQTPGVSLKPDQKVEIASMLSDLGVATVEAGSAAASDGERTALRMIADAGLSAEVATFVRALPLDIDHAADNGADCVHLVVPVSDLHISAKLRKRREDVMEMALTAVEYAKERGLVVELSGEDASRADPAYLADLFREGVERGADRLCYCDTVGILTPERVAEAVPPLLFAPLSIHCHDDLGMALTNTLAALKAGASSAHVTVNGLGERAGNTPLEEMVMALETLYGVDTGVRTEGLYALSAAVSKMTGVPLPVNKAIVGEMAFTHESGIHAHGVLRNASTYEPIRPEQVGRTRRILLGKHSGSASVRAALQELGYACTDAQVGEIVSRVKIIGDEGRRVTDADLMAVADAVMEIVRHPVITLKQVTVISGSNVIPTASVTLTVKDEEVTCAATGNGPVDAAVEALRRAVSDVAAIRLEDYRVDAITGGTDALVDVSVCLSREGRMITSHGARTDIIMGSVEAMVSGMNRLLEEKR, encoded by the coding sequence GTGATTGCTTTATTTGTCGATAAGATCCGCTTTTTTGACACGACCTTACGGGACGGCGAACAGACACCCGGCGTCTCGTTGAAACCTGATCAGAAGGTTGAAATTGCATCGATGCTCTCCGATCTCGGCGTTGCCACGGTTGAAGCCGGTTCTGCCGCTGCATCGGACGGCGAGCGCACGGCCCTGCGGATGATCGCCGATGCCGGACTCTCTGCCGAGGTTGCGACATTTGTGCGAGCCCTGCCGCTGGACATCGACCACGCCGCCGACAACGGCGCCGACTGTGTCCACCTGGTGGTGCCGGTCTCCGACCTGCACATCAGCGCCAAACTCAGGAAGAGGCGGGAGGATGTCATGGAAATGGCGTTGACGGCCGTTGAGTATGCAAAGGAGCGCGGGCTCGTCGTCGAACTCTCCGGGGAGGACGCCTCCCGCGCCGACCCGGCGTACCTCGCCGACCTCTTCAGGGAAGGGGTGGAGCGTGGGGCGGACCGCCTCTGCTACTGCGACACCGTCGGCATCCTGACGCCCGAACGGGTGGCGGAGGCGGTGCCCCCCCTCCTCTTCGCCCCCCTCTCCATCCACTGCCACGACGACCTGGGGATGGCCCTGACCAACACCCTTGCGGCGTTGAAGGCGGGAGCCTCGTCGGCCCACGTGACCGTGAACGGCCTCGGGGAACGGGCGGGGAACACCCCCCTCGAGGAGATGGTGATGGCCCTGGAGACCCTCTACGGGGTCGATACCGGGGTCAGGACCGAAGGGCTCTACGCCCTCTCGGCGGCGGTCTCGAAGATGACCGGCGTGCCGCTCCCGGTGAACAAGGCGATCGTCGGGGAGATGGCCTTCACGCATGAGAGCGGGATCCACGCCCACGGCGTGCTCAGGAATGCCAGCACCTACGAGCCCATCAGGCCCGAGCAGGTCGGGCGGACCCGGCGCATCCTCCTCGGCAAACATTCGGGGAGCGCCTCGGTGCGGGCCGCCCTGCAGGAACTTGGCTATGCCTGCACCGACGCACAGGTCGGCGAGATCGTCTCCCGCGTCAAGATCATCGGCGACGAGGGGCGGCGGGTCACCGATGCCGACCTGATGGCCGTCGCCGACGCCGTCATGGAGATCGTGCGCCATCCGGTGATCACCTTAAAACAGGTGACGGTCATATCTGGTAGCAATGTCATCCCGACGGCATCGGTCACCCTGACCGTCAAGGACGAGGAGGTGACCTGTGCTGCCACCGGCAACGGCCCGGTGGACGCCGCCGTCGAGGCGCTGCGCAGGGCCGTATCGGACGTGGCCGCCATCAGGCTCGAGGACTACCGGGTGGACGCCATCACCGGCGGCACCGATGCACTCGTCGATGTCTCGGTCTGCCTGAGCAGGGAGGGGCGAATGATCACCTCCCACGGGGCGCGGACCGATATCATCATGGGGAGCGTCGAGGCGATGGTGTCCGGGATGAACAGACTGCTTGAGGAGAAGAGATGA